In Stomoxys calcitrans chromosome 2, idStoCalc2.1, whole genome shotgun sequence, the following proteins share a genomic window:
- the LOC106081834 gene encoding histone deacetylase 11, whose amino-acid sequence MQKYTEKVHTTDKEEPEVVWVKRKEKDKQQPQGHTKETEEGNEVKPPLPIVYGKNYGVHFAKLEKLHPFDAQKGKNIKELLVKTQVVPLGKFYEPAEITKEELLHVHKEKYLRSLKWSLNVAKIAEIPILVFVPNCWVQCGYLKPMRFQAAGSIMAGKLALEYGWAINLGGGFHHCCSYKGGGFCPYADITLLIQRVFAEESHITQVMIVDLDAHQGNGHERDFMDNPYVYILDMYNFRIYPKDHEAKLAIRYAVELKPRTANKEYLAKLKKGLNFALQEFRPQLIVYNAGTDILEGDPLGYLSITPEGVMERDQFVFATCRSQGIPIVMLLSGGYLKASAKVIADSILNLKQKGLLHTI is encoded by the exons atgcaaaaatATACAGAAAAAGTGCATACAACGGATAAAGAAGAGCCGGAAGTTGTTTGGGTTAAGAGAAAAGAGAAAGACAAGCAGCAGCCGCAAGGCCACACTAAGGAAACGGAAGAAGGTAATGAAGTGAAACCACCACTGCCCATAGTCTATGGCAAAAACTATGGAGTACATTTTGCGAAATTGGAAAAGTTGCATCCATTTGATGCacaaaaaggcaaaaatataaaGGAG ttaCTTGTGAAAACTCAAGTGGTGCCTCTGGGCAAATTCTATGAGCCTGCTGAGATTACCAAAGAGGAATTGCTGCATGTGCACAAAGAGAAATATTTACGCAGCCTTAAGTGGAGCTTGAACGTGGCGAAAATAGCTGAGATTCCCATTTTAGTGTTTGTTCCCAATTGCTGGGTACAATGTGGCTATTTAAAGCCCATGCGCTTTCAAGCTGCCGGCTCCATAATGGCTGGCAAATTGGCCTTGGAATATGGTTGGGCCATTAATTTGGGTGGTggtttccaccactgttgttcCTACAAGGGTGGAGGTTTTTGTCCCTATGCTGATATTACTCTACTAATACAACGTGTTTTTGCCGAGGAGAGTCATATAACACAAGTAATGATAGTCGATTTGGATGCCCATCAGGGAAATGGCCATGAAAGAGATTTCATGGATAATCCCTATGTCTATATATTGGATATGTATAATTTTCGCATATATCCCAAAGATCATGAGGCCAAATTGGCCATACGTTATGCTGTGGAATTGAAGCCAAGGACTGCCAATAAGGagtatttggcaaagttgaaGAA GGGTTTGAATTTTGCTTTACAGGAATTTCGTCCCCAATTGATTGTCTACAATGCTGGCACTGATATTTTAGAAGGTGATCCCTTGGGTTATTTGTCCATAACGCCGGAG GGTGTCATGGAACGTGATCAATTTGTCTTTGCCACATGTCGATCCCAAGGTATTCCCATTGTTATGCTCTTAAGtggtggttatttaaaggcttcCGCCAAAGTTATAGCCGATTCTATattgaatttaaaacaaaaggGCTTGCTGCACACTATctaa